In Necator americanus strain Aroian chromosome IV, whole genome shotgun sequence, the following proteins share a genomic window:
- a CDS encoding hypothetical protein (NECATOR_CHRIV.G13802.T3) codes for MWYITRAEYRNVTYDETNKATFEWRKKHQCVDHVLTAGVGERNAFALVRPPGHHAGVAEPSGFCIFNNVALAAQYAIDKYGLSRVLIFDWDVHHGNGTQEIFWEDNRVLYMSIHRHDDGMFYPMGEPKDYVNVGEGDGRGYSVNIPWNAVKIGDDAYRAAFSKIIMPIAYDFSPDLVLISAGFDAAVGDPLGECSVNADTYALMTYHLMSLAGGRLIAVLEGGYNLNSIAECASAVCETMIEGSLRKSYRSASECTPYKKRLQSKVWDSIRGAAATHEPYWNCLKGFQKCIEQKTPAETSKQKTPQRDPVDREPVILTSQGSSSEPCDNAEGLHAVVPLPTCPHLDQTRELPSTGIDVKSVCNTCQTPAEIWVCLTCYKTHCGRYVSEHALMHYLAEPDHAMVLSLADLSQNPLLIWFPVQFPPYPCIAFTGQIDLYLTYTDSTGKEEDAVVHVLPTSTVNEDLSSCNKVLYVGNQPILSQVLHINLDHYPGWNIRFAFTKDDRLKVHNQFVLYQVNVTADYPATKTTIKNAPDTVYNYVQPVDLTNLPDISNAVFAHLNTSYACTSEQKFWINKDSKQGPLASFKLTYLQVEAFKLSIPVTNKFDPAETCPRDQHATDMVPVIVGSCLAGLIVITLVTYLIYRCQLSREELELTSEHSEPHTDGAAGEHRIIHENKHHL; via the exons atgtGGTACATTACACGGGCGGAATATCGGAATGTAACGTACGACGAAACGAATAAGGCAACATTTGAATGGAGAAAGAAGCATCAG TGCGTTGATCATGTGCTGACCGCAGGTGTTGGAGAGCGTAATGCCTTTGCTCTAGTAAGACCTCcag GACATCATGCTGGTGTTGCTGAACCGAGCGGTTTTTGTATATTCAACAACGTCGCATTGGCAGCCCAG TACGCCATCGATAAATACGGTTTGAGCCGCGTGCTCATCTTTGACTGGGATGTTCATCATGGGAACGGAACTCAGGAAATTTTCTGGGAG GATAATCGCGTCTTGTATATGTCGATTCATCGACATGACGATGGGATGTTTTATCCAATGGGTGAACCTAAGGATTACGTGAACGTTGGAGAAGGCGACGGTCGAGGTTACTCCGTAAATATACCGTGGAATGCTGTTAAGATTGGTGATGACGCTTATCGGGCAGCATTTTCTAAG atAATTATGCCGATAGCGTATGATTTCTCTCCGGACTTGGTTCTTATCTCAGCAGGATTTGACGCCGCTGTAGGAGATCCACTTGGTGAATGCAGT GTGAACGCTGATACTTACGCTTTAATGACCTATCATTTGATGAGCCTAGCTGGCGGCCGCCTCATCGCTGTGCTCGAAGGAG gataTAATCTGAACTCAATCGCTGAATGCGCAAGTGCTGTATGTGAAACAATGATTGAAGGATCACTTAGAAAATCCTACAGATCTGCATCGGAATGCACGCCATATAA AAAACGACTTCAGAGCAAGGTATGGGACAGCATCCGAGGAGCGGCCGCCACTCACGAGCCGTACTGGAATTGTCTAAAAGGATTTCAA AAGTGTATCGAGCAGAAGACCCCCGCAGAGACGTCGAAGCAGAAGACGCCTCAACGTGATCCAGTTGATCGTGAACCTGTCATTCTCACATCT CAAGGAAGCAGCTCAGAGCCGTGCGACAATGCCGAAGGCCTTCATGCGGTCGTTCCTCTGCCAACGTGTCCTCATCTGGATCAG acAAGAGAGTTACCCAGTACTGGAATCGATGTGAAATCTGTCTGTAACACGTGCCAAACTCCAGCTGAAATATGGGTGTGCCTTACGTGCTACAAG ACACATTGCGGACGTTATGTGTCCGAACACGCTCTCATGCATTACCTTGCCGAACCCGATCATGCTATGGTGCTTTCGCTTGCGGACCTGTCC CAAAATCCTCTGCTCATCTGG TTCCCTGTTCAATTCCCTCCATATCCATGCATCGCATTCACAGGCCAGATTGACTTGTACTTGACATATACGGACAGTACTGGCAAAGag GAAGACGCGGTTGTGCACGTATTGCCAACGTCCACCGTGAACGAAGATCTGAGTTCCTGTAATAAAGTATTGTACGTGGGGAATCAGCCTATTCTGAGTCAAGTGCTGCACATCAATCTTGACCAT TATCCTGGATGGAATATTCGATTCGCTTTCACAAAGGATGACCGCTTGAAAGTGCATAATCAGTTCGTACTGTATCAAGTCAATGTCACTGCGGATTATCCTGCAACAAAAACGACCATTAAAAATGCCCCAG ATACTGTGTATAATTACGTACAACCAGTTGATCTCACGAACCTTCCGGACATTTCCAACGCCGTATTCGCTCACCTCAATACCTCCTATGCTTGCACTTCAGAGCAGAAATTTTGGATTAACAAGGACTCAAAACAAGGTCCTTTAGCTTC ATTCAAGCTCACGTACTTGCAAGTGGAAGCATTCAAGCTCTCAATTCCAGTAACGAATAAATTCGATCCAG ccgaGACATGTCCCCGTGACCAACACGCTACAGATATGGTTCCTGTGATTGTTGGGAGTTGCCTGGCTGgacttattgttattactcTTGTCACATATTTA ataTACCGATGTCAGCTTTCCCGTGAAGAGCTGGAGCTAACCAGTGAGCACTCTGAGCCACACACTGATGGAGCAGCTGGAGAACATCGAATAATCCACGAAAACAAGCATCATTTGtaa
- a CDS encoding hypothetical protein (NECATOR_CHRIV.G13802.T1), translated as MWYITRAEYRNVTYDETNKATFEWRKKHQCVDHVLTAGVGERNAFALVRPPGHHAGVAEPSGFCIFNNVALAAQYAIDKYGLSRVLIFDWDVHHGNGTQEIFWEDNRVLYMSIHRHDDGMFYPMGEPKDYVNVGEGDGRGYSVNIPWNAVKIGDDAYRAAFSKIIMPIAYDFSPDLVLISAGFDAAVGDPLGECSVNADTYALMTYHLMSLAGGRLIAVLEGGYNLNSIAECASAVCETMIEGSLRKSYRSASECTPYKKRLQSKVWDSIRGAAATHEPYWNCLKGFQKCIEQKTPAETSKQKTPQRDPVDREPVILTSVRRSPRIAAMNAVEKEMENLKL; from the exons atgtGGTACATTACACGGGCGGAATATCGGAATGTAACGTACGACGAAACGAATAAGGCAACATTTGAATGGAGAAAGAAGCATCAG TGCGTTGATCATGTGCTGACCGCAGGTGTTGGAGAGCGTAATGCCTTTGCTCTAGTAAGACCTCcag GACATCATGCTGGTGTTGCTGAACCGAGCGGTTTTTGTATATTCAACAACGTCGCATTGGCAGCCCAG TACGCCATCGATAAATACGGTTTGAGCCGCGTGCTCATCTTTGACTGGGATGTTCATCATGGGAACGGAACTCAGGAAATTTTCTGGGAG GATAATCGCGTCTTGTATATGTCGATTCATCGACATGACGATGGGATGTTTTATCCAATGGGTGAACCTAAGGATTACGTGAACGTTGGAGAAGGCGACGGTCGAGGTTACTCCGTAAATATACCGTGGAATGCTGTTAAGATTGGTGATGACGCTTATCGGGCAGCATTTTCTAAG atAATTATGCCGATAGCGTATGATTTCTCTCCGGACTTGGTTCTTATCTCAGCAGGATTTGACGCCGCTGTAGGAGATCCACTTGGTGAATGCAGT GTGAACGCTGATACTTACGCTTTAATGACCTATCATTTGATGAGCCTAGCTGGCGGCCGCCTCATCGCTGTGCTCGAAGGAG gataTAATCTGAACTCAATCGCTGAATGCGCAAGTGCTGTATGTGAAACAATGATTGAAGGATCACTTAGAAAATCCTACAGATCTGCATCGGAATGCACGCCATATAA AAAACGACTTCAGAGCAAGGTATGGGACAGCATCCGAGGAGCGGCCGCCACTCACGAGCCGTACTGGAATTGTCTAAAAGGATTTCAA AAGTGTATCGAGCAGAAGACCCCCGCAGAGACGTCGAAGCAGAAGACGCCTCAACGTGATCCAGTTGATCGTGAACCTGTCATTCTCACATCTGTACGGAGATCTCCACGAATTGCAGCTATGAATgcagttgaaaaagaaatggaaaatttgaaattgtga
- a CDS encoding hypothetical protein (NECATOR_CHRIV.G13802.T2) → MQQGSSSEPCDNAEGLHAVVPLPTCPHLDQTRELPSTGIDVKSVCNTCQTPAEIWVCLTCYKTHCGRYVSEHALMHYLAEPDHAMVLSLADLSVWCYPCESYVHNEKLIPAKSSAHLGILGEVYAGGSSTNYKGYWQFPVQFPPYPCIAFTGQIDLYLTYTDSTGKEEDAVVHVLPTSTVNEDLSSCNKVLYVGNQPILSQVLHINLDHYPGWNIRFAFTKDDRLKVHNQFVLYQVNVTADYPATKTTIKNAPDTVYNYVQPVDLTNLPDISNAVFAHLNTSYACTSEQKFWINKDSKQGPLASFKLTYLQVEAFKLSIPVTNKFDPAETCPRDQHATDMVPVIVGSCLAGLIVITLVTYLIYRCQLSREELELTSEHSEPHTDGAAGEHRIIHENKHHL, encoded by the exons ATGCAGCAAGGAAGCAGCTCAGAGCCGTGCGACAATGCCGAAGGCCTTCATGCGGTCGTTCCTCTGCCAACGTGTCCTCATCTGGATCAG acAAGAGAGTTACCCAGTACTGGAATCGATGTGAAATCTGTCTGTAACACGTGCCAAACTCCAGCTGAAATATGGGTGTGCCTTACGTGCTACAAG ACACATTGCGGACGTTATGTGTCCGAACACGCTCTCATGCATTACCTTGCCGAACCCGATCATGCTATGGTGCTTTCGCTTGCGGACCTGTCCGTATGGTGTTATCCTTGTGAATCCTATGTACATAACGAAAAGCTCATTCCAGCAAAATCCTCTGCTCATCTGG gaattctGGGTGAAGTTTATGCTGGTGGTAGTAGCACAAACTACAAAGGATATTGGCag TTCCCTGTTCAATTCCCTCCATATCCATGCATCGCATTCACAGGCCAGATTGACTTGTACTTGACATATACGGACAGTACTGGCAAAGag GAAGACGCGGTTGTGCACGTATTGCCAACGTCCACCGTGAACGAAGATCTGAGTTCCTGTAATAAAGTATTGTACGTGGGGAATCAGCCTATTCTGAGTCAAGTGCTGCACATCAATCTTGACCAT TATCCTGGATGGAATATTCGATTCGCTTTCACAAAGGATGACCGCTTGAAAGTGCATAATCAGTTCGTACTGTATCAAGTCAATGTCACTGCGGATTATCCTGCAACAAAAACGACCATTAAAAATGCCCCAG ATACTGTGTATAATTACGTACAACCAGTTGATCTCACGAACCTTCCGGACATTTCCAACGCCGTATTCGCTCACCTCAATACCTCCTATGCTTGCACTTCAGAGCAGAAATTTTGGATTAACAAGGACTCAAAACAAGGTCCTTTAGCTTC ATTCAAGCTCACGTACTTGCAAGTGGAAGCATTCAAGCTCTCAATTCCAGTAACGAATAAATTCGATCCAG ccgaGACATGTCCCCGTGACCAACACGCTACAGATATGGTTCCTGTGATTGTTGGGAGTTGCCTGGCTGgacttattgttattactcTTGTCACATATTTA ataTACCGATGTCAGCTTTCCCGTGAAGAGCTGGAGCTAACCAGTGAGCACTCTGAGCCACACACTGATGGAGCAGCTGGAGAACATCGAATAATCCACGAAAACAAGCATCATTTGtaa